One Tetrapisispora phaffii CBS 4417 chromosome 2, complete genome genomic region harbors:
- the CPR3 gene encoding peptidylprolyl isomerase CPR3 (similar to Saccharomyces cerevisiae CPR3 (YML078W); ancestral locus Anc_4.347) — protein MFRNTLTKQVRLFSTTNAKFGTKVFMEPSINGTKVGRIEFELYDDVVPKTAENFRALCTGEKGFGYKNVPFHRIIPNFMLQGGDTDLANGMGGKSIYGDRFNDENFVKLHTKPGLLSMANAGPNTNGSQFFITTVPCKWLDGHHVVFGEVTKGMDIVKKIESYGSENGTPSAEIIIEEAGEL, from the coding sequence ATGTTCAGAAACACTTTGACAAAACAAGTCCGTTTATTTTCTACTACCAACGCCAAGTTTGGCACTAAAGTCTTTATGGAACCTTCCATCAATGGTACAAAAGTTGGCAGAATTGAATTCGAATTATACGATGACGTTGTCCCAAAGACAGCTGAAAACTTCAGAGCTTTATGTACCGGTGAAAAGGGATTCGGTTACAAGAATGTCCCATTCCACAGAATCATCCCAAACTTCATGCTACAAGGTGGCGACACTGATTTAGCTAATGGTATGGGTGGTAAATCAATTTATGGTGATAGATTCAACGACGAAAACTTCGTTAAGTTGCACACCAAACCAGGTCTATTATCAATGGCCAATGCTGGCCCAAACACAAACGGTTCCCAATTCTTTATTACAACTGTCCCATGTAAATGGTTAGATGGCCACCATGTTGTGTTCGGTGAAGTCACCAAAGGTATGGACATTGTCAAGAAGATCGAGTCCTATGGCTCTGAAAATGGTACTCCAAGTGCTGAGATCATTATCGAGGAAGCTGGtgaattgtaa
- the TPHA0B01560 gene encoding arrestin C-terminal domain-containing protein (similar to Saccharomyces cerevisiae ECM21 (YBL101C) and CSR2 (YPR030W); ancestral locus Anc_7.436) — protein MVNSNKHGLKNVLTSIVPNAGVQTDERDGASQLPKSAVAVNIQPPQPAMVDMSKNRLHPRSLSNSFTDEENDLSSPVSTLQPNHLKIKNRRYSTNSTPIVNNGNVNVGMYRNFDPLNEINTSAVAKIEEATRSHVEDLDDFETKRLILRRKHINDRNGKNGSVITNESFGKEFLEEYLTERGFLQPKVITTDVSNDLRISMASTGDCVFLPTVSTTDDEYLARLHGSTEEEEIENNLSANRNLNSQQTETNDTLTNNNGGESTESTPENQSTVNSNIDIDIDDSMFSYSIAVILSLNKTMTLSDINVELCARVRIYWNEGVPPTKTFKEEIYNAGSSNWLLGIHNYNLYIPLIIDESKADDNKIIENNNINLIKGINKENGKNNSTSKETFFKVSDPYKRIYTDKLKNKKKLFEEISKSDNENVFQPGDYMFILPIIFTNNIPESIYLPSARVGYRLCVALKELDKGSALQTKKNTNPKNSTNKSTTNDGAPFAHKFNLFKKVKEQLHTNTSSASGSSNVVSNSTTDMYSEMPINIIRSPPPISISTANKSIYINRVWSKSLSYEISFGQKYVPVNNKFPIKIKLAPLTKDIKVKRVRVSIVEKITFVSKDLEYEYDQIDIVAKDPYNPYFMEFDQKRKKERNLSLLEIRTKDKGSRSIREEIIDNCIDDNILSYTEIPDEGSPKSKHKKKEVKGFNEPLTIVSQLEFPKYFDMDQKSAKLIPPYGIDLYSLETNSEKENEQPHKSGVMGFFSSRRASIISRESDKHSAAPDPRLHETKFYTNAENTVQCHTRINKAKRGLYLDSLHFSNIHCRHKLEIMLRICKPDADDSAKLRNYEVLIDIPIFLISELCNAENLELPTYEMALTTDKNPSSPVITSSLPTFEQAISVPGSPINSPFLFSVNSGNPEDERYIDDLHIQQLNLSRASSVSGESSNPHAHRTSEDLNNILTRTKTFSGDGTSKFDPRLKSSVGSNYGNLDGLLAPNVSNKQRNRATSFNHVSMPQNNIFNPNYSVGKYHDNEHAIQDDEDEDGSNNDDTVSCSTESIGSYRGETDLHEPPNYNEIIPLMSNDN, from the coding sequence ATGGTGAATTCGAATAAACACGGTCTGAAAAATGTGTTGACTTCTATTGTGCCCAATGCTGGAGTGCAGACGGATGAGCGAGATGGTGCTAGTCAGCTACCGAAGAGTGCGGTGGCTGTCAATATTCAACCTCCACAACCTGCTATGGTGGATATGAGTAAAAATAGATTGCATCCTAGGAGTTTGTCGAACTCTTTTACAGACGAAGAGAATGATTTGTCTTCGCCTGTCTCAACTCTGCAGCCaaatcatttgaaaattaaaaatagaaGGTATAGTACTAATAGTACTCCAATAGTTAACAACGGTAACGTTAATGTTGGAATGTATAGAAATTTTGACCCTTTAAATGAGATTAATACTTCTGCGGTCgcaaaaattgaagaagcGACAAGATCACACGTTGAGGATTTAGATGATTTCGAAACAAAGAGACTCATTTTACGTCGAAAACATATTAATGATAGAAACGGTAAAAATGGTTCTGTAATTACAAATGAATCTTTTGGAAAGGAATTCCTGGAGGAATATTTGACGGAACGAGGTTTCTTGCAGCCAAAAGTCATCACAACAGATGTAAGTAACGATCTGAGGATATCGATGGCAAGCACAGGCGATTGTGTCTTTTTACCGACTGTTTCCACAACAGATGATGAATATTTGGCAAGATTACATGGTTCCacagaagaagaggaaatagaaaataatttatctgCAAATAGAAATCTTAACAGTCAACAAACGGAAACAAACGACACTctaacaaataataatggagGTGAGTCAACTGAATCAACACCTGAGAATCAAAGTACTGTCAACTCTAACATTGATATCGATATTGATGATTCTATGTTTTCATATAGTATTGCAGTCATTTTATCTCTCAATAAGACAATGACTTTATCCGATATTAATGTAGAATTGTGTGCAAGGGTAAGGATATATTGGAATGAAGGCGTTCCGCCAACAAAAACgtttaaagaagaaatttatAATGCAGGATCATCTAATTGGTTACTTGGGATCCATAATTACAACCTTTATATCcctttaataattgatgaaTCGAAAGcagatgataataaaataatcgaaaataataacataaatttgataaaaggAATAAATAAGGAAAATGGAAAGAATAATTCTACAAGTAAAGAAACCTTTTTCAAAGTTAGTGATCCCTACAAAAGAATATACactgataaattaaaaaataaaaagaaattgtttGAAGAAATTTCTAAGTCAGATAACGAAAATGTATTTCAACCTGGTGATTATATGTTCATTTTAccaattatttttactaaTAACATCCCAGaatctatatatttaccATCTGCGAGAGTCGGATATAGATTGTGTGTTGCTTTAAAAGAGTTGGATAAAGGTTCAGCACTCCAGACTAAGAAAAATACAAATCCAAAGAATAGTACAAATAAATCAACCACAAATGACGGTGCTCCTTTCGCTCATAAATTTAACTTGTTTAAAAAAGTAAAAGAGCAACTTCATACTAATACAAGTTCCGCTTCAGGTAGTTCAAATGTGGTTTCAAATTCTACAACTGATATGTATTCTGAGATGCccatcaatattattagatcTCCTCCGCCAATTTCTATCTCGACTGCAAACAaatctatttatattaataggGTATGGTCTAAATCATTATCTTATGAGATTTCATTTGGTCAAAAATATGTTcctgtaaataataaatttcctattaaaattaaactGGCTCCGTTaacaaaagatattaaagttaaaagGGTTCGTGTAAGTATTGTAGAGAAAATTACTTTTGTTAGTAAAGATCTTGAATACGAATATGACcaaattgatattgttgCAAAAGATCCATATAATCCATATTTTATGGAATTTGACCAGAAAAGGAAAAAAGAACGTAATTTGTCATTATTAGAGATTAGAACAAAAGATAAAGGTTCACGTTCTATTAGAGAAGAAATTATAGATAACTGTATAGATGATAACATATTATCATACACTGAAATTCCAGATGAAGGCAGTCCAAAATCCAAACataagaaaaaagaagTCAAAGGATTTAATGAACCATTGACCATAGTTTCACAGTTAGAATTCCCAAAGTACTTTGATATGGATCAAAAATCGGCTAAATTAATACCTCCGTATGGTATTGATCTTTATTCATTGGAGACAAATTCAGAGAAAGAGAATGAACAACCACATAAAAGTGGTGTTATGGGATTTTTTTCAAGTAGGAGAGCTTCTATTATATCGAGAGAATCAGACAAACACTCTGCTGCGCCTGATCCAAGATTACATGAAACAAAGTTTTATACCAATGCAGAAAATACTGTTCAATGCCATACAAGAATTAACAAAGCCAAGCGTGGTTTATATTTGGACAGTTTACATTTCAGCAATATCCATTGCAGGCATAAACTTGAAATTATGTTAAGAATTTGTAAACCCGATGCAGATGATTCAGCCAAACTAAGAAATTATGAAGTCTTGATAGACATCCcgatttttttaatatcagaaTTATGTAATGCTGAGAATTTAGAATTGCCAACTTATGAAATGGCTTTGACCACTGATAAAAATCCAAGCTCTCCGGTTATTACTTCATCGTTGCCAACTTTTGAGCAAGCAATTTCGGTTCCTGGATCCCCAATAAACTCGCCATTTTTATTCTCAGTTAATTCTGGAAATCCAGAAGATGAAAGATACATCGATGATTTACACATTCAACAATTAAACTTATCTAGAGCCTCATCTGTATCTGGAGAATCTTCGAATCCTCATGCTCATAGAACTTCAGAGGATTTGAACAACATTCTAACTAGAACGAAGACATTTTCCGGTGATGGCacttcaaaatttgatcCAAGACTCAAATCTTCGGTTGGTTCCAATTATGGTAATCTAGATGGGCTTTTAGCTCCAAATGTATCAAATAAGCAAAGAAATCGTGCGACATCTTTCAATCATGTCTCGATGCcacaaaataatatcttcaacCCGAATTACTCTGTTGGTAAATACCATGATAATGAGCATGCAATTCAggatgatgaagatgaagatggCAGCAATAACGATGATACCGTGAGTTGTAGCACAGAGTCCATTGGCTCGTATAGAGGTGAAACGGATTTGCATGAACCTCCGAActataatgaaataatacCGTTGATGAGCAATGATAACTGA
- the BET5 gene encoding TRAPP subunit BET5 (similar to Saccharomyces cerevisiae BET5 (YML077W); ancestral locus Anc_4.345) — protein sequence MTIYSFWIFDKHCNCIFNREWTLSSDSSSGTTNSKQNSETAKLLYGLIYSLRNITQKLSNTESGNKNDIRTISTGKYRVHTYCTATGLWFVLLTDFFQQSYLQVLQHIYSHIYVKYVSHNLLLPYDLTENQPILMRGQGTRKITNRHFIAALESFLSPIVE from the coding sequence ATGACTATCTACTCGTTTTGGATATTTGATAAACATTGTAATTGTATATTCAACAGAGAATGGACTTTATCATCAGATAGCAGCAGTGGCACtacaaattcaaaacaaaattCAGAGACTGCAAAACTACTGTATGGGTTGATTTATTcattaagaaatataactcaaaaattatcaaacaCTGAGAGtggaaataaaaatgatataagAACGATCTCAACAGGTAAGTATCGAGTCCATACATATTGCACAGCTACAGGTCTTTGGTTTGTTCTATTGACCGATTTTTTCCAACAGTCATATTTACAAGTGTTACAACATATTTACAGTCATATTTATGTTAAATACGTCTCacataatttattattaccataCGATTTAACAGAAAACCAACCAATTTTAATGAGGGGTCAAGGTACTAGGAAAATAACGAATAGACATTTCATAGCTGCATTAGAGTCATTTTTATCTCCAATAGTTGAATAA
- the TPHA0B01585 gene encoding Zn(II)2Cys6 transcription factor domain-containing protein (similar to Saccharomyces cerevisiae WAR1 (YML076C); ancestral locus Anc_4.344) — protein sequence MSLHSTKADDLEYSKASIVGVPENDPRLNSAVHIDSRLSSKSKRSAFACVRCHRLKQKCLPSDLADIYRKPCSKCKRMRLKCVFDLTKRKRNRKRNSNITDYKQDGLSIDINIDDSVRLKKYDTFSSISGKKIITDIQPNNTANSLPAPHSLPIHILQSDAGVLHSNLFPNTYSINNGVTQFSHQKMHANTGSDFNTLKNDKRFKNSNDTNSDLKVRYNYHISSTFENDLYSLLIAQKDKLQTSNKKLEEMSHYGIELLKNTDFPLNIRDIFLFDILTEEEATFRLAYYRNNFSVKFPICSIKISKDITVRQFWKEKPILLSAIMSCVSIKLDSSQTTLEKNVRLDGLTVHLISNSIFLKGEKSIEQIESMLTICTWYNFPEWFSKTKFHIFNYMCCSLVKDLGPTSVSQIFGILSDEDPEYHKLKVTSPLLGVPNGYNLILMNYISSINISIFLRQTIQTPWSPLIEQVCKYLETTSSNDLLYPDKGNRQLVIFVRINHALEEIHLFLYENIYTEEVFESIPHPNKPLLSLINELEEQLDRLRLEISPDNTKVLSFLYSVDVYLHEYTISKYIQNRSQYGNNVIQGNTLPNEVKIAFLKCQKYCQLCLKTFLKFDSDSISNIPLYLINRIVYTVGVLLLKLRYFTIVLAEFHSLEEITKGTTSLINQVTLKIKDASILNPFNNYLIKMQYVIALFAQTFATKVKDLISVSVMDRPLLNKQKSNLQFNDTFLSSDPHVANNKISVTNTESYERGSSKNPSNEVNSDAYELTPWVDDSLQLNDIFSDLNSIESGYTAMNDEFWNYFFDSTNVI from the coding sequence ATGTCATTGCATAGCACAAAAGCTGATGATTTGGAATATTCAAAGGCATCAATTGTTGGTGTCCCTGAAAATGATCCAAGATTGAATTCTGCCGTACATATTGACTCTCGTTTATCTTCTAAATCCAAGAGATCAGCTTTTGCATGTGTTAGGTGTCATCGCTTGAAACAAAAATGTTTACCTTCAGACCTAGCAGATATTTATAGAAAACCATGCAGTAAATGCAAAAGAATGAGGTTGAAATGTGTGTTTGATTTGACAAAACGTAAGAGAAATAGGAAAAGAAATAGCAATATTACTGACTATAAACAAGATGGTTTGtctattgatattaatatcgATGATTCTGTTCGTTTGAAGAAATATGACACTTTTTCAAGTATCTCTggtaaaaaaataataacagatATTCAACCAAATAATACGGCAAATTCCTTACCAGCACCGCATTCACTGCCCATACATATATTGCAATCAGATGCTGGTGTTTTGCACTCTAATTTATTTCCTAACACCTATTCGATAAATAATGGAGTAACTCAGTTTTCTCATCAGAAAATGCATGCTAATACTGGTTCTGATTTTAAtactttgaaaaatgataaacGATTTAAAAACAGCAACGATACAAATTCAGATCTGAAGGTACGCTACAATTATCACATTAGTAGTACTTTTGAGAATGATTTATACTCTCTATTGATAGCACAGAAGGATAAGTTACAAACTTCTAATAAAAAGTTAGAAGAGATGTCACACTATGGAATTGAACTTTTAAAGAATACAGATTTTCCTTTGAATATTAGAGatatatttctatttgATATACTTACGGAAGAGGAAGCTACATTTAGACTAGCTTATtatagaaataatttttcagtcAAATTTCCTATCTGCTCTATCaagatttcaaaagataTCACAGTAAGACAATTTTGGAAGGAAAAACCTATTTTGCTTAGTGCTATTATGTCCTGTGTTTCGATAAAGTTGGATTCAAGTCAAACTACTCtagaaaaaaatgtaaGGTTAGATGGCCTAACAGTTCATTTAATATccaattcaatttttttaaaaggtgaaaaatcaattgaacAAATTGAATCTATGTTGACTATATGTACATGGTATAATTTTCCTGAATGGTTTTCGAAAACAAAATTTCacatatttaattatatgtGTTGCTCACTTGTTAAAGATTTAGGACCGACATCAGTTAGTCAAATATTTGGTATATTAAGTGACGAGGACCCAGAATATCATAAATTGAAAGTGACATCTCCTTTATTAGGTGTACCGAATGGTTATAATCtgatattaatgaattacaTATCAtctattaatatttctatatttttacGGCAGACTATTCAAACACCATGGTCTCCACTGATTGAACAAGTATGTAAGTATTTGGAAACAACTTCATCCAATGACCTGCTATATCCTGACAAGGGAAATCGTCAACTAGTTATATTTGTCAGGATAAATCATGCACTTGAGGAAAttcatttgtttttatatgaaaatatttatacaGAAGAGGTTTTTGAAAGTATACCTCATCCTAATAAGCCATTGTTATCcttaataaatgaattagaagaaCAGCTTGATAGATTGAGACTTGAAATATCACCCGATAATACAAAAGTTCTATCGTTTTTATACTCCGTTGACGTTTATCTGCATGAATATACGATAAGTAagtatattcaaaataggTCACAATACGGAAATAATGTCATTCAAGGAAACACTTTGCCCAATGAAGTAAAGATTGCATTTCTAAAGTGTCAGAAATATTGCCAACTCTGcttaaaaacatttttaaaatttgattcaGATTCAATATCTAACATACCTCTTTATCTGATCAATAGGATTGTATACACAGTGGGTGTGCTACTCTTAAAATTAAGGTATTTTACGATAGTGTTGGCTGAATTTCATTCTTTAGAAGAAATCACAAAAGGTACTACTAGTTTAATTAATCAAGTtacattaaaaattaagGATGCATCCATTTTGAACCCATTCAATAATTACTTAATAAAGATGCAATATGTCATAGCATTATTTGCTCAAACATTTGCAACAAAAGTTAAAGATCTCATTTCAGTATCAGTAATGGATAGACCGctattaaataaacaaaaaagtAATCTACAGTTCAATGATACTTTCTTATCGAGTGATCCTCATGTGgcaaataacaaaatttcaGTAACAAATACTGAAAGTTATGAACGTGGAAGCAGTAAAAATCCCTCTAATGAAGTAAATTCAGATGCTTATGAATTGACTCCGTGGGTTGACGACAGTTTacaattaaatgatattttttctgaTCTCAATTCAATTGAGTCAGGATATACAGCTATGAACGATGAATTttggaattatttttttgattcaaCAAATGTCATTTAA